The Syntrophorhabdaceae bacterium DNA window GGTTGTGGGTAACCATTATGACGGTAAGACCCACCTCTTTATTCAACTGCTTGAGGACCCTGACGATCTCCTCCGACCGCTTCGTGTCGAGATTGCCTGTAGGCTCATCGGCAAGGAGTATCTCCGGCTTATTGACCATGGCCCTCGCGATGGCTACCCTCTGCATCTCGCCGCCCGAGATCTGGCCCGGAAGATGGTTCTTCCTGTGGTCGATCCCGAGAAGGGCGAGGAGCTTGTCTGCCTCCTGTTCCGTGCCCGGCTTTTGATAAAAGGTCAGGGGAAGGAGCACGTTCTCCCGGACGCTCAGGGTGGGAATAAGGTAGAAGTTCTGAAAGATATAGCCGAAGGCCTCCCTCCTTATTCTCGTCAGCTCCCGCTCGGAGAGTCTTTTGCCTCCGCCGAATATCATCCGGTCGTTGATGAAGAGCTCCCCGCCGGTCGGGTTGTCGAGGCAGCCTATCAGGTTGACGAGGGTGGTTTTTCCCGACCCGGAAGGGCCGATGATCGAGATGAAGTCGCCCTTCATTATTTTGAAGGAGACATTGTTCACCGCGACCACTTCCTCGATCCCCCGCGAATATACCTTGGTCAGTTGTGCCGCCTTTATGGTTTCCCGTGTTTCGCTCATCTTCCCGTCTCCCCCCGTATGGCCTCTAAGGGCCGGATCCTTCCCGCTCTCCATGCGGGATAGAGCCCGCTCAGGAGCCCTATCACAATAATCCCGATGAGGGTCGTCACGATGAGCTCCCCGTCTATCCGGACCAGACCGCCGCCCGGCGCATAGGGCAGGACGCGGCGCATGACGATATCCGTGACCCTCGAAAGGATGAGGGCGAAGATGATGCCGAGAACGCCGCCCACGGTGCAGAGCATGCTCGTCTCCAGCCAGATCAGCTTGAATATGTCCCACGGCATGGCCCCTATGGTCTTTAAGATCCCGATCTCCTGAAACCTTTCCCACACGGAGGTGAGGATAGTATTAATCACCCCCACCATGGCGATGACGATGGCGATGACCGCGATGGAGAGGACCATCACCTTTGCCGTGGAGATGAGCTTCATGATCGTATCTTTCACCTGGGCGAGGCTGACGATCTGTACGTCCGGGAGTTTGTAGAGCTTCTCCTCGAGGGGGCCGCTGTTCGCCCCCTTCTTGAGCTTGATGCCGATGGTGGTAATCTCGTTGGGCCTCTTGAAGATGGTTTGCAGGGTTTTCATGGGCACGAAGATGGTGCCGTCGTCCTGGGTGCCGGTCCTTTCGAGGATGCCCACCACTTTGAACTGCACGTTCTTTTCCGGCATGAGGATCATATCCCCTACCTCGCGCTGCTCGAGTTCGGCTGCCTCGAAGCCCATGACCGCCTCGTTTCCTTCCTCGCTCTTGAACCAGCCGCCCTGCCTGAATTTCAGGAAGGGCTTCATCTCCGAAAAGCTTTTCGGATCGACCCCGAAATAGGCGGCGATGCCGCCGCTCTCCCCCTTATTCGGATCGAAGACCGCAGACATGAGTATTGGCGTGATCTTGTCCACCTCGGGCTCCTTCGTGATATCCTTCATCACCGATTCGTCCATGTAGCGGAGCCCCGTCCCCCCTTTGAGCATGAGGGTCGCCGCCTCATAAGGGCAGCCCTTCGCCATGATCATGAGCTGGAACCCCATGTTGTCGATATCCTTATTTAAAGATGCTTCGTAGCCCTTATTGAAGCCGAGAAGGCTCACGAGCACCCATGCGGAAAGGGCGATGCCGACGACGGTCAGCACAGTGCGCACTTTTTTTCTCAAAAGGTTCTTGTATGCAACCTGAAACTTGGTAATCATTTCCTGTTACCCTCCTGCGCGGATTGCGCTGAAAAGACGAATTCATCCATGAGTATGAGGTTCTTCTTGGCGGCCCTGAGGGCTGCCCTGAAATCCCCTTCCGCTTCGGGCGCCGGGTTCTTTATCTCGCCTGCCTTCCCCGCGGCCTTGCCCGAGGCGACATCATACTTCTCGAAGTCTTTGAGATCCAGGCCGACGAACTGTTTGGCGAATTTAGGGTCCCTCAGCTTTCCCGCGTACTGGCTCGTCATCTTCTGGATGTAAAAACCCTTTATTGTCCCTTCGAGGTCCTGCACCAGGAAGACCTGGATACCCCCGAACTGGCCCTTCTGATTGACCCCGTGGATATAGCCCACTTTCTTCTTTCCCTGGTTGACCTCGTAGATTGTATAGGGCACGTCTATGGTTTCATAGATGCCGTGGAACTTGTCGCCGAGCCGCCGCTCCACGGTGGCGAGGAGCTTTTCCCCTCCTTTCTTCTGAATCGAGGTATAGACCGTCTTATATCCCGTGGATTGCGGAAAAAGTCTCGCCACGTCCCTGTCCGGGTCGTTGAGGTCGCAGCCCACCGCCGCCCACGAGGCGCTATATCCGGAACACAGAAGGAAAAGTGCCAAAATGAGATATCTTACTGCCCCTACGTTTCGTCTGTTCTTTTTCATACTCCTTCTCCGCCGGCACCCCACTCGATCAGAGTACCAGCTTATAAAAATAAATTTGGAATATTATGCTCGAATCGGTGGTATTGTGGTCGTACTGATACATGAGGCGCAGGGTGAGGTCGGAGGTGATCTGGCTCGAGGCGCAGAATGCCGCCTGCCAGTCCCGGTCGAACCCCTGTTTCCAGTAGGTGGGCTGGATCTCCAGCTTGAGCCGGTTCTCAGGGTCCACGTTAAACCCGATTCGATACATCATGGCATAAGTATCCTGGTCGAGCCAGGTGCCCGCGAGGATGTCAAAACGGTGCTCCCAACGGTCCCTCAGAATGGCGAAGTCGGCGCCCACGAGCCTCATCTCCTGGGCCTTCGGATCTCTCAGGTTATATCCCATGGTGTCGAGGGTCTTTCCGTAGCCCGCGGAAAATCCGATGTTGTAATTGTCGCGGCTCAAGACCCCGTAGGATATGCGGGACGCGGCCATGGAGTTGCCACGGGCATAGACGGGCATACCGGAGCCGGTCGTGTAAGTGGCCGCCACGTCTCCCCATGAAAAATCCTTTGAGAGCCCCGCGCCCCAGTCGCGGTCGTACCCGAAGCCCTGGATCGCGAGGGTCCGAAGCAGAAGGGCATGGCTGTCCAAATAGGAGCCGAGGCCGAAGGCGGGGCGGTTGTGACCTACCCACACGTAGGGACCCGGGGTCCTCACCTTGAAATAGGCGTTATACACCTGGGGC harbors:
- a CDS encoding ABC transporter permease yields the protein MITKFQVAYKNLLRKKVRTVLTVVGIALSAWVLVSLLGFNKGYEASLNKDIDNMGFQLMIMAKGCPYEAATLMLKGGTGLRYMDESVMKDITKEPEVDKITPILMSAVFDPNKGESGGIAAYFGVDPKSFSEMKPFLKFRQGGWFKSEEGNEAVMGFEAAELEQREVGDMILMPEKNVQFKVVGILERTGTQDDGTIFVPMKTLQTIFKRPNEITTIGIKLKKGANSGPLEEKLYKLPDVQIVSLAQVKDTIMKLISTAKVMVLSIAVIAIVIAMVGVINTILTSVWERFQEIGILKTIGAMPWDIFKLIWLETSMLCTVGGVLGIIFALILSRVTDIVMRRVLPYAPGGGLVRIDGELIVTTLIGIIVIGLLSGLYPAWRAGRIRPLEAIRGETGR
- a CDS encoding ABC transporter ATP-binding protein, with product MSETRETIKAAQLTKVYSRGIEEVVAVNNVSFKIMKGDFISIIGPSGSGKTTLVNLIGCLDNPTGGELFINDRMIFGGGKRLSERELTRIRREAFGYIFQNFYLIPTLSVRENVLLPLTFYQKPGTEQEADKLLALLGIDHRKNHLPGQISGGEMQRVAIARAMVNKPEILLADEPTGNLDTKRSEEIVRVLKQLNKEVGLTVIMVTHNPELARYADRMLEMRDGNIGEIDISQGKGKTGPVAAAVT